From Catharus ustulatus isolate bCatUst1 chromosome 6, bCatUst1.pri.v2, whole genome shotgun sequence, a single genomic window includes:
- the GJD2 gene encoding gap junction delta-2 protein encodes MGEWTILERLLEAAVQQHSTMIGRILLTVVVIFRILIVAIVGETVYDDEQTMFVCNTLQPGCNQACYDQAFPISHIRYWVFQIIMVCTPSLCFITYSVHQSAKQRERRYSTVFLTLERDQDSMKREDSKKIKNTIVNGVLQNTENSTKEAEPDCLEVKEIPNPAIRTTKSKMRRQEGISRFYIIQVVFRNALEIGFLVGQYFLYGFNVPSMYECDRYPCIKEVECYVSRPTEKTVFLVFMFAVSGICVVLNLAELNHLGWRKIKMAVRGVQAKRKSIYEIRNKDLPRMSMPNFGRTQSSDSAYV; translated from the exons ATGGGGGAATGGACTATTCTAGAGAGGCTACTGGAAGCTGCCGTGCAGCAGCATTCTACTATGATAGGGAG GATCCTGCTGACCGTGGTGGTGATCTTCAGAATTCTCATTGTGGCCATTGTAGGGGAGACGGTGTACGATGACGAGCAAACGATGTTTGTCTGTAACAcgctgcagccaggctgcaaCCAGGCTTGTTATGACCAGGCTTTCCCCATTTCTCACATAAGGTACTGGGTGTTCCAGATCATCATGGTGTgcactcccagcctgtgcttCATAACATACTCCGTTCACCAGTCTGCTAAACAAAGGGAACGGAGGTACTCCACTGTCTTCCTTACCTTGGAAAGGGACCAGGATTCAATGAAGCGTGAGGACAGTAAGAAAATCAAGAACACGATTGTCAATGGGGTGCTGCAAAACACTGAGAACTCCACCAAAGAGGCAGAACCAGACTGCTTAGAAGTGAAGGAAATCCCCAATCCTGCTATCAGAACTACAAAATCAAAGATGAGGAGGCAAGAAGGCATTTCTCGATTTTATATCATCCAAGTGGTCTTTCGAAATGCCCTAGAGATTGGATTCTTAGTGGGACAGTATTTTCTGTATGGATTCAATGTCCCTTCCATGTACGAATGTGACAGATACCCTTGCATTAAAGAAGTAGAGTGCTATGTCTCTAGACCCACTGAGAAGACTGTATTCTTGGTATTCATGTTTGCTGTCAGTGGGATTTGTGTGGTGCTTAATTTGGCAGAACTGAACCACTTGGGCTGGAGAAAGATCAAAATGGCAGTGAGAGGAGTACAGGCAAAAAGGAAATCCATATATGAAATCAGAAATAAGGACCTGCCAAGAATGAGCATGCCTAACTTCGGCAGGACTCAGTCAAGTGACTCAGCTTATGTGTGA